Proteins encoded together in one Psychrobacter sanguinis window:
- a CDS encoding carboxyl transferase domain-containing protein, producing MSAIITSKLSPNSKEFADNTAAMQAVVDDLHAHLKKISQGGPEHSRAKHLARGKLLPRERVERLLDPGTAFLEVAPMAAFDMYDADIPAAGVIAGIGRINGIECMIVCNDATVKGGTYYPMTVKKHLRAQEIAQENNLPCVYLVDSGGANLPNQDEVFPDKEHFGRIFFNQANMSAAGIPQIAVVMGSCTAGGAYVPAMSDESIIVKEQGTIFLGGPPLVKAATGEVVSAEDLGGGDVHTRLSGVVDYLAQNDLHALSLARDIVGNLNREPKYIPNQIEPRPPKYDAKELYGVIPTDTRKPFDIREIIARIVDASEFDEFKARFATTLVCGFAHIEGMKVGIIANNGILFSESAQKGTHFIELCCKRNIPLVFLQNITGFMVGRKYENEGIARHGAKMVMAVANAKVPKFTVIVGGSFGAGNYGMCGRAYSPRFLWMWPNARISVMGGEQAASVLATVKRDNIERKGETWSAEEEEAFKAPYKEMYEKQGHPYYASARLWDDGVIDPVDTRKVLALGLSAAYNAKIEETKFGVFRM from the coding sequence ATGAGTGCCATTATTACCAGTAAGCTAAGTCCGAATTCAAAAGAGTTTGCCGACAATACTGCTGCCATGCAAGCAGTGGTAGATGATTTACATGCTCATCTAAAGAAGATTTCACAAGGGGGGCCTGAACATTCTAGGGCCAAACATTTAGCACGAGGCAAGCTATTACCTCGTGAAAGAGTTGAGCGTCTTTTGGACCCAGGCACTGCCTTTCTGGAAGTGGCACCCATGGCGGCCTTTGATATGTACGATGCGGATATTCCTGCGGCTGGAGTAATTGCCGGTATCGGACGTATTAACGGCATCGAGTGTATGATTGTCTGTAATGATGCGACGGTCAAAGGTGGAACCTACTACCCGATGACGGTCAAAAAACATTTGCGCGCTCAAGAGATTGCACAAGAGAACAACTTACCTTGTGTCTACTTAGTCGATTCAGGTGGCGCAAACCTGCCCAACCAAGATGAAGTATTCCCTGATAAAGAGCATTTTGGTCGAATTTTCTTTAACCAAGCCAATATGAGTGCTGCCGGTATTCCTCAGATTGCCGTAGTTATGGGTAGCTGTACCGCTGGTGGTGCTTACGTGCCTGCCATGAGCGATGAGTCTATTATCGTTAAAGAGCAAGGCACTATCTTCTTGGGAGGACCACCACTGGTCAAAGCGGCTACCGGTGAGGTGGTCAGTGCAGAAGATCTAGGCGGTGGTGATGTCCATACCCGTTTGTCAGGTGTGGTTGATTATCTGGCCCAAAACGATCTGCATGCCCTATCGTTGGCACGTGACATCGTAGGCAACCTAAACCGTGAGCCAAAATACATCCCTAATCAAATCGAGCCTAGACCACCAAAATATGACGCCAAAGAGCTGTATGGCGTAATTCCTACCGATACCCGTAAGCCCTTTGATATTCGTGAAATTATTGCACGTATTGTCGATGCCAGCGAATTTGATGAATTCAAAGCCCGTTTCGCCACTACTTTGGTCTGTGGCTTTGCCCATATCGAAGGCATGAAAGTGGGTATTATCGCTAACAACGGTATTCTGTTTAGTGAGTCGGCTCAAAAAGGCACGCATTTTATTGAGCTGTGCTGTAAGCGCAATATTCCTTTGGTGTTCCTGCAAAATATCACCGGCTTTATGGTCGGCCGCAAGTATGAAAACGAAGGTATTGCCCGTCATGGTGCGAAGATGGTCATGGCAGTTGCCAATGCCAAGGTGCCGAAATTCACGGTCATCGTCGGTGGCTCATTCGGAGCAGGTAACTACGGCATGTGTGGCCGAGCTTATAGCCCCAGATTCTTGTGGATGTGGCCGAATGCGCGTATTTCAGTAATGGGCGGCGAGCAAGCAGCGTCGGTATTGGCCACAGTCAAGCGTGACAATATTGAGCGCAAGGGCGAGACGTGGAGCGCTGAGGAGGAAGAAGCGTTTAAAGCACCTTACAAAGAGATGTATGAGAAACAAGGTCATCCTTACTATGCCAGTGCGCGCCTTTGGGATGATGGAGTGATTGACCCTGTTGATACCCGTAAAGTATTGGCGCTTGGCTTAAGTGCGGCTTATAACGCTAAGATTGAAGAGACTAAGTTTGGCGTGTTTAGGATGTAA
- a CDS encoding enoyl-CoA hydratase/isomerase family protein produces MTISHSLPTSLAHLETLTTLKVTVEDYIATVTLARPDKRNAFNDKVIEELNQVFTQLSNSDSNEVRVIVLAAEGKAFCAGADLNWMRAMADYSREENLADADKLAQMLSVIYSCPKPTVAAIQGDVYAGGIGLVSVCDIAIAVDSANFCLSEVRLGLAPATISPYVIRAMGARAAHRYFLTAAVFDATEAQRVGLVHETVAVTELDEKIASIVKKLRNNSPNAVKECKKLLHYVASETIDDTLIAKTVEGIADIRASDEGKEGVQSFLQKRKPNWLS; encoded by the coding sequence ATGACGATTAGTCACTCCCTACCAACTTCCTTAGCGCACTTAGAGACATTAACTACTTTAAAAGTTACGGTCGAGGATTATATTGCTACCGTAACTTTAGCCCGTCCTGATAAGCGTAATGCTTTTAACGATAAGGTTATTGAAGAGTTAAATCAGGTATTTACCCAACTTAGTAATAGTGATAGCAATGAGGTTCGAGTCATTGTTTTGGCAGCAGAAGGCAAAGCCTTTTGTGCAGGGGCCGACCTAAACTGGATGCGAGCTATGGCAGACTATAGCCGTGAGGAAAACCTGGCGGATGCTGATAAATTAGCTCAAATGCTTAGCGTTATTTACAGCTGCCCCAAACCGACAGTGGCCGCTATCCAAGGTGATGTTTATGCTGGCGGTATTGGACTGGTTTCTGTCTGTGATATTGCGATAGCGGTGGACTCTGCTAATTTCTGCTTAAGTGAAGTACGCTTAGGATTGGCGCCTGCCACCATTAGTCCTTATGTCATTAGAGCAATGGGTGCACGTGCAGCACATCGCTATTTCTTAACGGCAGCAGTATTTGATGCGACCGAAGCGCAACGTGTGGGGCTGGTCCATGAGACCGTGGCTGTGACTGAACTGGATGAAAAAATAGCGTCAATTGTCAAAAAGCTGCGTAATAACAGCCCAAATGCGGTTAAGGAATGCAAAAAACTACTGCATTATGTAGCAAGTGAGACCATTGATGACACATTGATCGCCAAAACGGTGGAAGGCATTGCGGATATCAGAGCATCTGATGAAGGCAAAGAGGGCGTTCAATCTTTCTTGCAGAAGCGTAAGCCTAATTGGCTAAGTTAA
- a CDS encoding acetyl/propionyl/methylcrotonyl-CoA carboxylase subunit alpha: MFSKILIANRGEIACRVAATAKRMGVRTVAVYSDADRYAKHVSVCDEAVYLGGSAPKDSYLKGDLLIKIAQQTGAEAIHPGYGFLSENASFAKACEEAGIVFIGPSASAITAMGLKAESKQLMETAGVPLIPGYHGDNQDPEFLHQQADKIGYPLLIKASSGGGGKGMRLVERSEDFISLLDSCRREAITSFGNDAVLIEKYALNPRHIEIQVFGDSHGNYVHLFERDCSVQRRHQKVLEEAPAPGVDEAMRQAMGTAAINAARAVNYVGAGTVEFIVEQRPSSEGNVEMGFYFMEMNTRLQVEHPVTEAITGMDLVEWQLLVAAGGEIPVKQQDLTINGHAIEARICAENPDNEFLPATGTLFTYRKPQHSKFSISDVRVDDGVEEGDVISPFYDSMIAKLIVHAPTREQALAKLDQVLAQTRIVGLPNNVAFLRHILATQSFSQAKLDTALIEREKEVLFDQQPLPLPILVSTAVINKLMAEQQAKVSQNKVQSHDPFSQLGGWRGYSEYQRQFDLILNKGDEAQGYTAVITNSKQLVDKGSHTFELTVRPTSEDNSVTATEAVYQGFVEYKSTDCDSYVLWLDGQRRKVQSWVENEKVQVFTEEGSGTITLIDAMAHVEGDTQAAGSLKSPMPGQVVAFKVAAGDKVKQGQPLAVIEAMKIEHTINAPADGVVAELLFAPGDLVADGDELLRLDTETA; the protein is encoded by the coding sequence ATGTTTTCTAAAATTTTAATCGCCAACCGTGGAGAGATTGCCTGTCGCGTGGCGGCCACTGCGAAGCGTATGGGCGTGCGCACAGTCGCGGTATACTCTGATGCTGATCGCTATGCCAAGCACGTCAGCGTCTGTGATGAAGCGGTTTACCTGGGCGGCTCAGCACCGAAAGACAGTTATCTTAAAGGCGATTTACTCATCAAAATTGCGCAACAAACTGGGGCTGAAGCCATTCATCCGGGTTATGGTTTTTTAAGTGAAAACGCCTCTTTTGCCAAAGCTTGTGAAGAGGCAGGTATTGTCTTCATCGGCCCGTCAGCTTCAGCGATTACCGCAATGGGCTTAAAAGCAGAGTCGAAGCAGTTGATGGAAACGGCTGGGGTACCACTTATCCCTGGGTATCATGGCGACAATCAAGACCCTGAATTTTTGCATCAACAAGCCGATAAAATTGGTTATCCTTTATTAATCAAAGCCAGTTCAGGCGGTGGCGGTAAGGGCATGCGCCTAGTCGAGAGAAGCGAAGACTTTATCAGTTTATTAGACTCTTGCCGCCGCGAAGCCATAACCAGCTTTGGTAACGATGCGGTACTTATCGAAAAATACGCTTTAAATCCACGTCATATTGAAATTCAAGTATTTGGTGACAGCCATGGTAATTACGTTCATTTATTTGAGCGTGATTGTTCAGTACAACGTCGCCATCAAAAGGTGTTAGAAGAAGCTCCCGCTCCAGGTGTCGATGAAGCGATGCGTCAAGCAATGGGGACGGCCGCCATTAATGCGGCACGAGCCGTAAACTATGTGGGTGCCGGTACTGTAGAGTTTATTGTTGAACAAAGACCTTCTAGTGAGGGCAACGTAGAGATGGGCTTTTACTTTATGGAGATGAATACCCGTCTTCAAGTAGAGCACCCTGTTACCGAAGCCATTACTGGTATGGACCTGGTAGAGTGGCAACTGTTAGTGGCAGCTGGCGGTGAAATACCAGTGAAACAGCAAGATTTGACCATTAATGGCCATGCTATTGAAGCCCGTATCTGTGCTGAGAACCCTGACAATGAATTCTTACCGGCGACAGGTACGCTATTCACTTACCGTAAGCCTCAGCACAGTAAATTTAGTATTAGCGATGTTCGGGTAGATGATGGGGTGGAAGAAGGCGATGTGATCAGCCCGTTTTATGACTCTATGATTGCAAAGCTGATTGTGCATGCCCCAACACGTGAGCAAGCCTTGGCAAAATTAGATCAGGTTTTGGCACAAACCCGTATTGTGGGTCTGCCCAACAATGTGGCCTTTTTACGTCATATTCTGGCAACCCAGTCCTTTAGCCAAGCTAAGCTAGACACAGCACTTATTGAGCGTGAAAAAGAGGTGTTGTTTGACCAACAGCCTTTACCTTTACCGATATTGGTTTCAACGGCGGTGATTAATAAGTTGATGGCCGAACAGCAAGCCAAAGTAAGTCAAAATAAGGTGCAAAGTCATGATCCCTTTAGTCAGCTTGGTGGCTGGCGTGGTTATAGCGAGTATCAGCGTCAATTCGATTTGATTTTAAATAAAGGCGATGAAGCGCAAGGCTATACAGCGGTAATAACTAACTCGAAACAGTTGGTAGATAAGGGCAGTCATACTTTTGAATTAACGGTTCGACCGACTAGTGAAGATAATTCTGTCACAGCGACAGAGGCGGTATATCAGGGCTTTGTGGAATATAAGAGCACAGATTGCGACAGTTATGTACTGTGGCTTGATGGACAACGTCGAAAGGTTCAAAGTTGGGTAGAAAACGAAAAGGTACAGGTCTTCACCGAAGAGGGCAGTGGTACGATTACCTTAATTGACGCCATGGCACATGTTGAAGGCGATACTCAGGCAGCAGGCAGCTTAAAGTCGCCGATGCCAGGCCAAGTGGTTGCCTTCAAAGTGGCCGCTGGAGATAAAGTGAAACAAGGCCAACCTTTGGCAGTGATTGAAGCCATGAAGATTGAGCACACCATCAATGCCCCAGCTGATGGGGTGGTGGCAGAGCTACTCTTTGCACCAGGTGATTTGGTGGCCGATGGTGATGAGCTATTGAGATTAGACACAGAGACCGCTTAA
- a CDS encoding hydroxymethylglutaryl-CoA lyase, with protein MPMNYPDKVSIIEVSPRDGLQNEKQTVPTDVKFELIEGLIDAGIKKLEATSFVSPKWVPQMGDNSEIMQRINRDNNRHKDVCYSVLTPNMRGFENALAFAPDEVVIFGSASETFSQKNINCSIDESIERFAPVAEAAKAAGIKVRGVISCTVGCPYEGEIAPSQVAYVTKRLVDIGAEHIGVADTIGVGTPIKVQNALKAAMEYIDVTDISGHFHDTYGQALANILASLSLGVAQYDTSAAGLGGCPYAKGATGNVATEDVVYMLQGMGIETGIDLDKLAVAGQRISDFLGRKNGSKVATALLRR; from the coding sequence ATGCCAATGAATTATCCAGATAAGGTTTCTATTATTGAGGTTAGCCCCCGTGATGGGCTGCAAAATGAAAAACAAACCGTGCCCACTGATGTTAAGTTTGAGCTGATTGAAGGGCTGATTGATGCCGGTATTAAAAAGCTTGAAGCCACCAGTTTTGTGTCACCAAAATGGGTGCCACAGATGGGCGATAACAGCGAAATAATGCAGCGCATTAACAGAGACAACAATCGTCATAAAGATGTCTGTTATTCAGTACTGACTCCCAATATGCGTGGTTTTGAAAATGCGCTGGCATTTGCCCCTGATGAAGTGGTTATTTTTGGGTCGGCCAGTGAAACCTTCAGCCAGAAGAACATTAATTGTAGTATCGATGAAAGTATTGAGCGTTTTGCGCCTGTGGCTGAAGCCGCAAAGGCAGCAGGTATTAAAGTTCGTGGTGTTATCTCCTGCACAGTGGGTTGCCCTTATGAAGGAGAAATTGCTCCCAGCCAAGTGGCTTATGTCACTAAACGCTTAGTCGATATTGGGGCCGAGCATATTGGGGTGGCAGATACCATCGGTGTCGGGACGCCTATCAAGGTACAAAATGCGTTAAAAGCAGCAATGGAATATATTGATGTGACCGATATTTCAGGGCATTTCCATGATACCTATGGTCAAGCCTTGGCCAATATTTTGGCATCATTAAGTTTGGGTGTAGCACAGTATGATACCTCTGCCGCTGGCCTTGGTGGCTGTCCTTATGCCAAAGGCGCTACCGGTAATGTGGCGACTGAAGATGTGGTCTATATGCTACAGGGCATGGGTATTGAAACCGGTATAGATTTAGACAAGTTGGCTGTCGCAGGTCAACGTATCAGTGACTTTTTGGGTCGCAAAAATGGTTCGAAAGTAGCGACCGCTCTTTTACGTCGCTAG
- a CDS encoding isovaleryl-CoA dehydrogenase, whose translation MSLPGLDFQLGEDIQALRDTVRAFAEKEIIPRAAEIDSSDEFPMDLWQKMGDLGLHGITVPEEYGGVNMGYMAHMIAMEEISRASASVALSYGAHSNLCVNQIKRNGSEAQKQKFLPKLISGEFVGALAMSEPGAGSDVTSMKLRAEAKDGGYVLNGSKMWITNGPDADVMVVYAKTNPELGPKGITAFLVEKGMEGFGTAQKLDKLGMRGSHTGEMTFNNVFVPEENIMGGLNNGVQVLMSGLDYERAVLAAGPVGIMQAVMDNVIPYIHDRKQFGQSIGEFQLIQGKVADMYTILQAGRSFLYTVGKNLDLLDQRGAGHSREVRKDCASVILWCAEKATWMAGEGIQIFGGNGYTNEYPLGRFWRDAKLYEIGAGTSEIRRMLIGRELFNETK comes from the coding sequence ATGAGTTTACCAGGGTTAGATTTTCAATTGGGTGAAGACATTCAAGCGCTCCGTGATACGGTTCGAGCTTTTGCTGAAAAAGAGATTATTCCAAGGGCAGCGGAAATTGATAGTAGCGATGAGTTCCCGATGGACTTATGGCAGAAGATGGGTGATTTAGGCTTGCATGGCATCACTGTCCCTGAAGAGTACGGCGGCGTTAATATGGGCTATATGGCACATATGATTGCGATGGAAGAAATTAGCCGTGCCTCTGCTTCGGTGGCATTAAGTTATGGCGCCCACTCAAATTTATGTGTGAACCAAATTAAGCGTAATGGCAGCGAAGCTCAAAAGCAAAAGTTTCTGCCTAAGCTAATCAGTGGTGAGTTTGTAGGTGCTTTGGCCATGAGTGAGCCGGGTGCTGGCTCCGATGTAACCAGCATGAAGTTACGTGCTGAAGCCAAAGACGGCGGTTATGTGTTAAATGGCAGCAAAATGTGGATTACCAACGGTCCTGATGCAGACGTAATGGTGGTCTATGCCAAAACTAATCCAGAGCTAGGTCCTAAAGGTATTACAGCCTTTTTGGTAGAGAAGGGCATGGAAGGTTTTGGTACTGCGCAAAAGCTAGATAAGCTAGGTATGCGTGGCAGTCATACAGGTGAGATGACTTTCAATAATGTGTTTGTGCCCGAAGAAAATATTATGGGTGGCTTAAATAATGGCGTTCAAGTGCTGATGAGTGGCCTTGATTATGAGCGTGCAGTATTGGCCGCAGGCCCAGTCGGCATTATGCAAGCAGTGATGGACAATGTGATTCCCTACATTCATGATCGCAAGCAGTTTGGTCAATCTATCGGGGAGTTCCAACTGATTCAAGGCAAAGTGGCGGATATGTATACTATTTTACAAGCCGGTCGCAGTTTCTTATACACAGTTGGCAAAAACTTAGATTTGTTAGATCAACGTGGTGCCGGTCATAGCCGTGAAGTACGTAAAGATTGTGCCAGTGTCATCTTATGGTGTGCCGAAAAAGCGACTTGGATGGCAGGAGAAGGCATTCAAATCTTTGGCGGTAATGGTTATACCAATGAATATCCGTTGGGCCGCTTCTGGCGAGACGCGAAGCTTTATGAGATTGGTGCCGGTACCAGCGAAATTCGCCGTATGTTGATTGGCCGTGAGCTGTTCAACGAAACCAAATAA
- a CDS encoding FAD-dependent oxidoreductase, whose product MTVTQYECQACGWVYPPESNNTSDTVPSFSELEEGFSCPLCGVGKSEFSPIGQQQNEAASNTNLSKQTKQQIVIIGAGLAGWTVVDAIRALNKEVGITLIAADKGHRYHKPMLSAAFSQQKSAEDLIRFKAQEAADKAEIELLSNTTVLSIDAENRKIVLSEGEIGYDKLVMAIGAVPAIPPTIDADNVWHINDIDNFHNFEQALSSASAPQHIAVIGAGMVGTEIAEDLTKSGHKVSLLDMNEAPLALMLPKIASNKIKEALIKQGINFMGNCRVEQVTALAEGGYRLTVSNCLGEGEQTLQVDHILVSTGLKVDETLPHSAGLNFDRQLGIAVEEATLQSSHSDIYAIGDCMSIDGVPCRYVAPLRAQASTIAEHLLAHLGQHSLPQDGPQPLPEDGLPQSYEHKAYVHKPPMIRLKNKSISVSATGRPTADESNAQWQVVSDMDTETGHEMVLQQIDADGEVVATATLKTVN is encoded by the coding sequence ATGACCGTAACCCAATATGAATGCCAAGCGTGTGGCTGGGTATATCCCCCAGAATCTAACAACACTTCAGATACTGTACCGAGCTTCAGTGAATTAGAGGAAGGTTTTAGTTGCCCTTTATGCGGAGTAGGTAAATCTGAGTTTAGTCCCATTGGCCAGCAGCAGAATGAAGCGGCCTCAAATACCAATCTTTCAAAGCAGACCAAACAGCAGATTGTGATTATAGGGGCGGGGTTAGCGGGCTGGACAGTGGTAGATGCCATACGGGCGTTAAACAAAGAGGTTGGCATCACTTTGATTGCGGCTGATAAAGGGCATCGCTATCATAAACCTATGCTCTCAGCAGCGTTTAGTCAACAAAAGAGCGCCGAAGACTTGATACGCTTTAAAGCGCAAGAAGCGGCGGATAAAGCAGAGATTGAGCTACTCTCCAACACCACTGTATTAAGTATTGATGCTGAAAACCGCAAGATAGTGCTTAGTGAGGGCGAGATTGGTTACGATAAGCTGGTAATGGCTATTGGCGCTGTTCCGGCCATTCCGCCGACTATCGATGCCGATAATGTTTGGCATATTAATGATATCGATAATTTCCACAACTTCGAGCAGGCCTTATCCTCGGCAAGCGCGCCACAGCACATTGCCGTTATTGGTGCAGGCATGGTGGGTACTGAAATCGCCGAAGATCTGACGAAATCGGGTCATAAGGTCAGCTTATTGGATATGAATGAGGCACCATTGGCGTTAATGCTGCCTAAGATTGCTAGCAACAAAATTAAAGAGGCGTTAATTAAGCAAGGCATTAACTTTATGGGTAACTGCCGAGTAGAGCAGGTGACAGCGCTTGCCGAAGGCGGCTATCGGTTAACTGTGAGCAATTGTCTAGGTGAGGGTGAGCAAACTCTGCAGGTGGATCATATCTTAGTCAGTACCGGACTGAAGGTAGATGAGACTCTGCCTCATAGTGCGGGTTTAAATTTTGATAGACAATTGGGTATCGCGGTAGAAGAGGCGACCTTGCAAAGTAGTCATTCAGATATTTATGCCATCGGTGACTGCATGTCAATTGATGGGGTGCCTTGTCGTTATGTGGCACCATTAAGAGCACAGGCCTCTACCATTGCTGAGCATCTGTTGGCTCATCTAGGGCAGCATTCTTTACCGCAAGACGGTCCGCAGCCTTTACCTGAAGACGGTTTGCCACAAAGCTATGAGCACAAAGCATATGTTCATAAGCCACCAATGATTCGTTTAAAAAACAAATCTATTTCTGTCAGTGCTACAGGTCGACCAACCGCTGATGAAAGCAATGCTCAATGGCAAGTGGTTAGCGACATGGATACTGAGACGGGTCATGAAATGGTGCTACAACAGATAGACGCTGATGGGGAAGTGGTGGCCACAGCGACCTTAAAAACGGTTAACTAA
- a CDS encoding tetratricopeptide repeat protein: protein MKLLKATLFTAMFATAGLAQAELVSNVPLDVSRFEMMAINELTSRATQGNNHAQFYLAKRYQKGEGIAKNPLKAIEWYTRAANQNVTPAQLNLGIMYARGEGVAVNEQQARYWLERAAKRGDNRASYTLALIDEKQRKLVDAYKWYELAARDGMLNDEVRTKARGKIGKLALNLSSSDVATARSQADSWFQSQ, encoded by the coding sequence ATGAAACTTTTAAAAGCAACTCTATTTACTGCTATGTTTGCTACTGCTGGCTTAGCTCAAGCTGAATTGGTATCAAACGTACCTTTAGATGTTTCTCGTTTTGAGATGATGGCGATCAATGAGTTAACCAGCCGCGCTACTCAAGGCAATAACCACGCCCAGTTCTACCTAGCCAAACGCTATCAAAAAGGGGAAGGCATCGCCAAAAACCCATTGAAAGCAATTGAATGGTATACCCGTGCTGCCAACCAAAACGTTACCCCTGCTCAGTTAAACCTTGGCATCATGTATGCTCGTGGTGAAGGCGTTGCAGTCAATGAACAGCAAGCCCGTTATTGGTTAGAGCGTGCTGCAAAGCGTGGTGATAACCGTGCCAGCTATACTTTAGCATTAATCGATGAAAAACAACGTAAACTGGTAGACGCTTATAAATGGTATGAGCTTGCTGCCCGTGACGGTATGTTAAATGATGAAGTTCGTACTAAAGCACGTGGTAAGATTGGCAAACTAGCCCTTAACTTATCAAGCTCTGATGTTGCGACTGCTCGCAGCCAAGCAGACAGCTGGTTCCAAAGCCAATAG
- the metW gene encoding methionine biosynthesis protein MetW translates to MRLDHELAKQWISPHSRVLDLGCGDGSLLEQMQHSLGVTGYGLELDEEHINQGIAKGLNIIEQDLNDGLARFADNSFDTVVMARALQAVKSPDTLLLDMLRVGREAIITFPNFAHWQNRLHLGLKGLMPVSEALPYEWYNTPNIHLCTFKDFEKLCADNDIDIINRFAVTDSGPASKKYSPLMASLIRKAPNLLADVAIYRVTKSK, encoded by the coding sequence ATGAGATTAGATCATGAACTTGCCAAACAATGGATTTCCCCTCACTCTCGTGTCCTAGATTTAGGCTGCGGTGATGGCTCTTTGCTTGAGCAAATGCAGCACTCTCTTGGGGTGACGGGATATGGACTCGAGCTAGATGAGGAGCACATTAATCAAGGTATTGCTAAAGGTCTCAATATTATCGAGCAAGACTTAAATGATGGCTTGGCCCGTTTTGCGGACAATAGCTTCGATACCGTGGTCATGGCACGGGCGCTACAAGCGGTAAAATCACCTGATACCCTATTATTGGACATGCTACGTGTGGGCCGAGAAGCAATTATCACTTTCCCAAACTTTGCCCATTGGCAAAACCGTCTACATTTGGGACTCAAGGGCTTGATGCCGGTCTCAGAAGCACTACCTTATGAATGGTATAACACCCCCAATATTCATCTGTGTACCTTTAAAGATTTTGAGAAACTGTGTGCTGATAATGACATCGACATCATTAATCGTTTTGCAGTGACAGATTCTGGCCCTGCTTCAAAGAAATACTCACCCCTTATGGCTTCATTAATTCGTAAAGCCCCTAATTTATTGGCAGATGTTGCTATCTATAGAGTGACAAAATCTAAATAG
- the metX gene encoding homoserine O-succinyltransferase MetX codes for MPSSTRSTPIDPKFVNSVGIVTPQTMHFDTPLALECNRTLPEFDLVYETYGELNADKSNAVLICHALSGSHHAAGWHSAEDEKPGWWDNMIGPGKAIDTTRYFVVCLNNIGSCHGSTGPTTPVPESSVDGTPGKPYGPDFPLITIKDWVKTQAMLSDRLGIEVWHAVVGGSMGGMQALQWSVDYPERLKRCVIIASTPKLSAQNIAFNEVARQSILSDPDFNQGRYLEAGTYPRRGLILARMVGHITYLTEDAMKSKFGRDLKSGKFMYGYDVEFQVESYLRYQGERFSKNFDANTYLLMTKALDYFDPTRDYVSDDTLSDLEALKQTFKHTRCQFLVVSFTTDWRFAPARSQEIVDALMANDKQVSYVNVDAPHGHDSFLFDIPRYMGAIKGFLNAPFLSQKQQTATDINTDAKSRTQESLT; via the coding sequence ATCCCATCTAGTACCCGGTCGACCCCGATAGATCCCAAATTTGTTAACTCTGTGGGAATTGTTACCCCGCAGACGATGCATTTTGATACCCCTTTAGCTTTAGAGTGTAATCGAACTCTGCCTGAGTTTGACCTAGTTTATGAAACCTATGGTGAGCTAAATGCAGATAAGTCCAATGCGGTCCTTATTTGTCATGCGCTCTCGGGCAGTCACCATGCGGCAGGCTGGCATAGTGCAGAAGATGAAAAACCCGGTTGGTGGGACAATATGATTGGCCCTGGTAAAGCTATCGATACCACCCGCTACTTTGTGGTTTGTCTCAATAATATTGGCAGCTGTCATGGCTCTACTGGGCCTACCACACCCGTTCCTGAGTCAAGTGTTGATGGCACACCCGGCAAGCCTTATGGTCCAGATTTTCCTTTAATTACCATTAAAGACTGGGTGAAAACTCAGGCCATGCTTTCAGATCGTTTGGGTATCGAAGTTTGGCATGCAGTGGTAGGCGGCTCAATGGGCGGCATGCAGGCACTACAATGGTCAGTCGATTATCCAGAACGGTTAAAACGCTGCGTCATTATTGCCAGTACCCCTAAGCTTTCTGCTCAAAATATCGCCTTTAATGAGGTCGCTCGTCAGTCTATCTTATCTGACCCAGACTTTAACCAAGGTCGCTATTTAGAAGCCGGAACTTACCCTCGCCGTGGTTTAATCTTAGCCCGTATGGTCGGTCACATTACTTATCTTACCGAAGATGCCATGAAATCTAAGTTTGGTCGTGACTTAAAGTCGGGCAAATTTATGTATGGCTATGATGTTGAGTTTCAGGTGGAGAGCTATTTGCGCTATCAAGGTGAACGTTTTAGTAAAAACTTTGATGCCAATACTTACTTACTAATGACGAAAGCTTTGGATTATTTTGATCCTACCCGAGATTACGTTAGTGATGACACTCTGTCAGATTTAGAGGCTTTAAAACAAACGTTCAAGCACACCCGTTGTCAGTTCCTTGTTGTCTCATTTACCACGGACTGGCGATTTGCGCCTGCCCGTTCACAAGAAATTGTCGATGCTTTGATGGCCAATGATAAGCAAGTCAGCTATGTCAATGTCGACGCCCCGCATGGTCATGACTCGTTCTTGTTCGATATACCACGTTATATGGGCGCTATTAAAGGCTTTTTGAACGCGCCTTTTTTGAGCCAAAAGCAGCAAACCGCTACTGATATTAATACTGACGCCAAATCCAGAACACAGGAGAGCCTGACATGA